A stretch of the Calditrichota bacterium genome encodes the following:
- a CDS encoding ribose-phosphate pyrophosphokinase, producing MTTNNDLKLFSGTANSALAERIAESLNRPLEALSIRRFSDGEIWVKYVENIRGADVFLIQPTCSPAENILELLIMIDAAKRASARRVTAVIPYYGYARQDRKDQPRVAISSKLMANLITTAGADRVLTMDLHAPQIQGFFDIPLDHLYSSYVFVEYFRKKSIDNLVVVSPDIGSIKMARAYSKRLGAQLALVDKRRPQHNVAEVMHIIGEVRDKNVLIVDDMVDTAGTLVGAAAAMKKKGARQIYAACTHPLLSGGAVERIETSPINEMVVTDTIPIPEEKMIDKIKILSVAPIFSQAIERIHKEESISILFDIEK from the coding sequence ATGACAACAAATAATGATTTAAAACTATTTTCCGGGACTGCCAATTCGGCACTGGCAGAGCGAATTGCTGAGAGTTTAAATCGGCCGTTGGAAGCGCTCTCGATCCGCCGATTCAGTGATGGTGAGATATGGGTGAAGTATGTGGAAAATATTCGCGGTGCGGATGTTTTTCTGATTCAACCCACCTGCTCGCCGGCAGAGAACATATTGGAACTGCTGATTATGATCGATGCGGCCAAACGGGCTTCAGCCAGGCGCGTAACGGCGGTTATCCCTTATTATGGGTATGCCCGGCAGGATCGAAAAGATCAGCCGCGTGTGGCCATTTCTTCAAAGTTGATGGCTAATTTGATTACAACAGCCGGTGCGGACCGCGTCCTGACCATGGATTTGCATGCGCCGCAGATCCAGGGATTTTTCGATATTCCTCTGGATCATCTGTATTCCTCGTATGTGTTTGTGGAGTATTTTCGTAAAAAAAGCATAGACAATTTGGTGGTGGTTTCTCCGGATATCGGAAGCATTAAGATGGCCCGCGCCTATTCCAAACGGCTTGGGGCTCAATTGGCCCTGGTGGATAAGCGGCGGCCCCAACACAACGTGGCCGAAGTGATGCATATTATCGGCGAGGTACGCGACAAGAATGTTTTGATTGTTGATGATATGGTCGATACGGCCGGAACACTCGTGGGAGCAGCGGCCGCCATGAAGAAAAAGGGTGCCAGGCAGATTTACGCGGCGTGTACGCATCCGCTTCTCTCGGGAGGCGCTGTTGAACGGATTGAAACCTCTCCAATTAATGAAATGGTGGTAACGGATACCATTCCGATTCCGGAAGAGAAAATGATTGACAAAATCAAAATATTGTCTGTGGCTCCGATCTTTTCGCAGGCAATCGAAAGAATTCATAAAGAAGAATCCATTAGTATTCTATTTGATATTGAAAAGTAA
- the ispE gene encoding 4-(cytidine 5'-diphospho)-2-C-methyl-D-erythritol kinase — translation MSPLIARACAKINIGLRILGKRPNGYHEIETIFQSVDLCDEVSVSEAESAIFVESDQPGVPRGEANICYRAAELLRKKAGVSAGCRIRIAKKIPMGAGLGGGSTDAAAALRLLNRVWGLNLSNHDLAILARELGADVPFFLNPGAAIAYGIGDELQPLPKSWDFYGVILYPNRSVSTEWAYKNLKINLTKAKKYIKLSSYFVEQLFLQELPLFFRNDFEPLIFETYPEFREIKRRLLQAGSSFASLSGSGSAFFGLFDQEKMAQEALTLFDSHPYQKFFVRPYRELL, via the coding sequence ATGTCCCCCCTGATTGCGAGAGCATGTGCCAAAATCAATATCGGACTGAGAATTCTGGGGAAACGTCCGAACGGGTATCACGAAATCGAAACCATTTTTCAGTCTGTGGATTTATGTGACGAAGTTTCGGTGTCTGAAGCCGAGAGTGCTATTTTTGTTGAATCGGATCAACCGGGCGTGCCCCGGGGTGAGGCCAATATCTGCTATCGGGCGGCAGAGCTTTTGCGAAAAAAGGCAGGGGTGTCAGCAGGATGCCGGATTCGGATTGCCAAGAAAATTCCCATGGGAGCGGGACTCGGAGGCGGCAGCACAGATGCAGCGGCTGCGCTTCGTTTGCTGAATCGCGTGTGGGGCCTGAATCTCAGTAATCACGACTTGGCCATACTTGCCAGGGAATTGGGAGCAGATGTTCCCTTCTTTCTTAATCCGGGGGCAGCCATTGCCTACGGGATTGGGGATGAGTTACAACCCTTGCCGAAAAGCTGGGATTTTTACGGCGTCATTCTCTATCCCAACCGGTCTGTTTCGACAGAATGGGCCTACAAGAATCTTAAAATTAACTTGACAAAGGCCAAAAAATATATTAAATTAAGCAGTTACTTTGTGGAACAGCTTTTTTTACAGGAGCTTCCTCTGTTTTTTAGGAATGATTTTGAGCCGCTTATTTTTGAAACCTATCCGGAGTTCCGGGAGATAAAACGGCGGCTTTTGCAGGCGGGAAGTTCTTTTGCCAGTCTATCGGGGAGCGGTTCTGCATTTTTTGGACTCTTTGATCAAGAGAAAATGGCTCAAGAAGCCCTTACGTTATTTGACAGTCATCCTTATCAGAAGTTTTTTGTGCGTCCTTATCGGGAATTGCTTTAG
- a CDS encoding UDP-2,3-diacylglucosamine diphosphatase, whose amino-acid sequence MKKAYFISDLHVGSHDQENEILKENYLRSFFRFLNRESDFALYIVGDLFDFWFEYQHAIPTYYQHILSKLMLLREKGVPITFISGNHDFWMRDFFEKHMGIRTFHGVHTETILGKSFYFFHGDGIVEKDVGYRTLKRILQHPLVIWLYRWIHPDVGIPIARYASQLSRNHYVLAAEEAAAEDAEYIAYAEDQFQKGYDIVVMGHTHRPMIHKQADKIYINLGDWLVHFTYAVFDGETLQQKTWRLEEDA is encoded by the coding sequence ATGAAAAAAGCATATTTTATTTCCGACTTGCATGTAGGGTCACATGACCAGGAAAATGAAATTCTTAAAGAAAATTATTTACGATCCTTTTTCAGATTTCTAAATAGGGAAAGTGATTTTGCCCTTTATATTGTCGGGGATCTGTTTGATTTTTGGTTTGAATACCAACACGCGATTCCCACCTATTACCAACATATTCTATCAAAATTGATGCTGCTTCGGGAAAAGGGGGTTCCGATTACCTTCATTTCAGGAAACCATGACTTCTGGATGCGGGATTTTTTTGAGAAACACATGGGAATTCGGACGTTCCACGGTGTTCATACGGAAACCATTCTGGGAAAATCGTTCTATTTTTTTCATGGTGACGGCATTGTTGAGAAGGACGTCGGTTACCGCACGCTAAAGCGAATTCTGCAGCACCCCCTGGTTATCTGGCTCTACCGGTGGATTCACCCGGATGTGGGCATTCCGATTGCCCGATACGCCTCCCAGCTCAGCCGCAATCATTACGTACTTGCAGCCGAGGAAGCCGCTGCAGAGGACGCCGAATACATTGCCTACGCCGAAGACCAATTTCAAAAGGGATATGATATTGTTGTTATGGGACATACGCACCGCCCAATGATTCACAAACAGGCGGACAAAATCTACATCAATCTGGGGGATTGGCTGGTTCATTTTACATACGCTGTTTTCGACGGCGAAACGTTGCAGCAAAAAACATGGCGTCTTGAAGAGGATGCCTGA